In Maridesulfovibrio sp., the following proteins share a genomic window:
- a CDS encoding ABC transporter permease has protein sequence MGNKKPLTPPSKLQKYGLLYLGIFLVGTVSLAAVFAPLLTPYDPNALNVDHLLQGPSSTNLFGTDALGRDVFARMLYGGRVSLWVGFVAVGISTTIGLALGLAAGYFGGLVDEIIMRGVDVMLCFPSFFLILAVIAFLEPGLTNIMIVIGLTSWMGVARLVRAETLSLRKRDFVLASRLAGAGSVRIMLTHILPNAITPVLVSATLGVAGAILVESSLSFLGLGVQPPDPSWGNLLMEGKEVLEIAPWLSIFPGMAILLTVLGYNLLGEALRDILDPRLKQ, from the coding sequence ATGGGTAACAAAAAACCGCTCACCCCGCCTTCAAAATTACAGAAATACGGGCTGCTCTACCTAGGTATTTTTCTTGTAGGCACTGTTTCACTGGCGGCAGTTTTCGCCCCCCTGCTGACACCTTATGATCCAAATGCCCTGAACGTGGACCACCTGCTGCAAGGACCTAGTTCTACCAACCTTTTTGGAACTGACGCACTGGGCCGCGACGTATTCGCTCGTATGCTCTACGGTGGCCGTGTTTCCCTCTGGGTCGGGTTTGTGGCTGTGGGAATTTCCACGACCATCGGACTGGCTCTTGGGCTTGCTGCCGGATATTTCGGTGGACTGGTAGATGAAATCATCATGCGCGGGGTTGACGTAATGCTCTGCTTTCCCTCGTTTTTCCTGATCCTTGCGGTCATCGCATTCCTTGAGCCGGGACTGACCAACATAATGATTGTCATCGGTTTAACCTCATGGATGGGCGTAGCCAGACTGGTCCGCGCGGAGACTCTATCCCTGCGCAAACGCGACTTTGTGCTGGCATCACGCCTGGCCGGAGCCGGGTCTGTCCGCATCATGCTGACCCATATCCTGCCAAACGCGATCACCCCGGTACTGGTTTCTGCAACTCTAGGTGTTGCAGGAGCAATACTTGTGGAATCATCACTCAGTTTCTTAGGACTCGGTGTGCAGCCCCCGGACCCGTCATGGGGCAACCTGCTCATGGAAGGCAAAGAAGTACTGGAAATTGCCCCTTGGCTTTCCATCTTTCCCGGAATGGCTATTCTGCTGACCGTGCTCGGCTACAACCTGCTCGGAGAAGCATTGCGTGACATCCTCGACCCCAGACTCAAACAGTAA
- a CDS encoding ABC transporter permease, which produces MLDIALKIISKFVWVSVVFIGITVISFWVIHLAPGSPTDMETTLNPTATVETRQKLEKLYGLDKPLHEQYINWVTRLAKFDFGISMSGDRRPVWDRIKERLPLTFGMNMASLFLTLMIAVPIGMYSAWKKDSWFDRGMTVLVFIGFAVPGFWLALLLMLWLGIYYPVFPISGLTSLDYELLSPWGKMLDLARHLALPIFIYTFGSLAGMSRFMRSSMLEVLRQDYITTAKAKGLPMRKVLFKHALRNGLLPVITILGLSIPGLIGGSVIIESIFALPGLGQLFYEAVMARDYSLIMGSLVLGAMLTLAGNLLADVAYGLADPRIRAGRQD; this is translated from the coding sequence ATGCTGGACATTGCCTTAAAAATAATTTCCAAATTCGTGTGGGTTTCCGTGGTCTTTATCGGCATCACGGTAATCAGCTTCTGGGTCATTCACCTTGCCCCCGGATCACCAACCGACATGGAAACGACCCTGAATCCCACCGCCACCGTTGAAACCCGGCAAAAGTTGGAAAAACTCTATGGACTGGATAAACCGCTCCACGAACAATACATAAACTGGGTCACACGACTAGCTAAATTCGACTTCGGCATATCCATGTCCGGGGATAGGCGCCCTGTCTGGGACCGTATAAAAGAACGGCTGCCACTTACTTTCGGAATGAATATGGCATCGCTTTTCCTGACCTTAATGATTGCAGTTCCAATCGGCATGTATTCAGCATGGAAAAAAGACAGCTGGTTTGACCGGGGAATGACGGTGCTGGTTTTCATCGGCTTTGCGGTACCGGGGTTCTGGCTAGCTCTACTGCTCATGCTCTGGCTCGGTATCTACTATCCCGTATTTCCCATATCCGGATTGACTTCGCTTGACTATGAACTCCTTTCTCCATGGGGGAAGATGTTGGATCTCGCCCGGCATCTGGCCCTGCCTATCTTTATATATACTTTCGGAAGTCTGGCCGGAATGTCCCGTTTTATGCGCTCGTCCATGCTTGAAGTGCTGCGGCAGGATTACATCACAACCGCCAAAGCCAAGGGCCTGCCCATGCGCAAGGTACTTTTCAAACATGCCCTGCGCAACGGATTGCTACCGGTAATAACCATCCTCGGGTTATCCATTCCGGGGCTGATCGGCGGCAGTGTGATCATTGAATCCATCTTCGCGCTGCCCGGACTGGGGCAGCTTTTTTATGAAGCGGTCATGGCCCGCGACTATTCGCTGATCATGGGATCTCTTGTGCTCGGGGCCATGCTGACGCTGGCCGGCAACCTGCTGGCTGATGTTGCGTATGGACTGGCCGATCCGCGTATTCGCGCCGGGAGGCAGGACTAA